A region of the Candidatus Delongbacteria bacterium genome:
CCGGGGCGTAGTCCATCGAGTCATTCGCGACCCCTGCCGGGGAGCGGACGCAGGGCGCAGAGCCTCGCGTCCGCTCCCCGTCCTGCTGTCCGGGCGTGATGTCGGCGCCGCAAAATTCCGTTGTCGCCCGGGGATGCCTCTCCTATTTTGGTGCTGAACGCGATTCGGCTGTAATCGGCCGATCCGCGCCGTTCGCTTGTCACAATGGATTTCCAGCACCCGTTCCCGGCGGCGTCGTGTGACGCCCCGATTCACCAATTGTCTTCACCCAATACACTCGCGCCGTCAACCAGGACAGGGAGGTCTCCATGCTGCACAAACCGGCTGCCCCCACGGGCAAGGATCCAAGCTCCGCCTTCAAGGCCCGCCTGGGCGTCTGGATGTTCGCCGTCTACGCCCTGATCTACGTCGGGTTCGTGGCCATCAACATCGCCGACCCCCTGGCCATGGAGCACACGGTCTTCGCCGGGCTCAACCTGGCGGTGGTCTACGGCATGGGTCTGATCCTGGTGGCCCTGGTGCTGGCGCTGGTCTACGACCGGGTCTGCTCCGTGCGCGAGCGGCTGCTGGCGTCCAAAGAGGGGAGGAACTGATGGCGATCACGGTCTTCCTCGTCTTCGTGGCCAGCGTGCTGGGGCTCTCGTTCTGGCTCGCCCGTCGCACGACCTCGGCCAGCGCCTACTACGCGGCCGGCGGCACCATCCACTGGTCGGTGAACGGCATCGCTTTCGCCGGCGACTACTTAAGCGCCGCGTCCTTCCTGGGCATCTGCGGCATGATCGCCACCGCCGGCTACGACGGCTTCCTCTATTCCATCGGCTACCTGGCCGGCTGGATCGTGGCGCTGTTCATCGTGGCCGAGCCCATGAAGCGGCTGGGCAAGTACACGTTCACCGACGCGCTGGACGCCAAGTTCGACTCCCGCGGGATCAAACTGGCCGCGGCCATCAGCACGCTGATCGTCTCGATCTTCTACCTGATCCCGCAGATGGTGGGCGCCGGCGTGCTGGTGGAGCCCCTGCTGGGCATCCCCCACGCCTGGGGCGTGATCATGGTCGGTGCCATCGTGATCACCATCGTGGCCACCGCCGGCATGACCTCCACCACCTACGTGCAGTTCATCAAGGGCGCCCTGCTGGTGGTCTTCTCCCTGGCGCTGGTGATCGCCGTGCTGGTGCGCGGATTCAACCCGGCCCCCGACCAGGGCGGCAAGGTGCCCTTCGTGGAGCCCGCCGTGCTGCAGGCCACGCTGGCCGGTGACGGCGTGCTGCCCCTGGACAGCACCTACGCCGTGCTGGAGAGCGCCGTGGTGAAGAAGGCGCGCTTCGTGCGCCTTGCCGGCCCCGCCGGCGAAGGCTGGTGGCACGTGGAGGAGGGCGACGGTGCCGCTGTGACGCTGACCCAGGCCCAGTGGGAGGCCAAGGGCGCCGACGGCACGCACGTGATCAACGGCGCGCCCGCCTCGCCGGAGAACAAACTGCGCCAGGTGGGCAATCTGGTCCGCGTGGCCGGCCGCACGGGCGGGGCGGCGCTGACCGGCCCGGTGGGTCCCCTCGAGTATCTCTCGCTGATGTCGGACAAGGAGACCGTGGTGCGCCGCTGGAAGGATGTCTCCTTCACGGCGGAGGACGGCGCCAAGGTCAAGGTGATCTACCCCCAGGAGACTCCGGGCAACCGCGTGATGCGACCCGGCCTCAAGTTCAAGGTGGAAGGCACTCCGCTGGAGAGGCTGGACTTCATCTCGCTGATGCTGGCCCTCTTCTTCGGCACCGCCGCGCTGCCCCACATCCTCATTCGCTACTACACGGTTCCCAGCCCCACCTCGGCGCGCAAGTCCACCATCGTGGCCATCGCGGCCATCGGCGCCTTCTACGTGCTGACGCTCTACATGGGCCTGGGCGCCATGACCAGCGGCGTGGTGAATCCGCTGGACAACAACATGTCGGCGCCGCTCCTGGCGCGCTCCTTCGGCGAACTGCTCTTCGCGGTCATCTCGGCCATCGCCTTCTCCACCGTGCTGGGCACCGTGAGCGGGCTGATCATCGCCGCCTCGGGCGCCGTGGCCCACGACCTGATGGACCGCTACGCGGGCCGCAACATGAACGAGACGCAGAAGGTCCACGCCGGCAAAGTGGCCGCCTTCGCCGTGGGACTCTTGGCCATCATGCTGGGCATCCTGTTCAAAGGCATGAACGTCTCCTTCCTGGTGGGTCTGGCCTTCGCCGTGGCGGCCAGCGCCAACCTGCCGGCCATCCTGATGATGCTGTTCTGGAAACGCACCACGGCCAAGGGGATCACCGCGGGCATCACGGTGGGCATCGTAAGCTCGGTGGGCCTGATCCTCTTCTCCCCCAGCCTGTACGAGAAGTACGGACTGGACCCGGCCACCGCCCCCTTCCCGCTGGACAACCCCGGCGTGATCTCCATCCCGCTGAGTTTCCTGGCCCTGATCGTGGTCTCGCTGCTGACCACGCGCACCACGACGGGGGTGGAACACTAGTCGCAGGACCCGTGTGACATCGTAAGGGCCGGCGCGGTCTGCGAGCTGCGCCGGCCCTTTGCGGGCTGGGTGACCCCGTGGTTTCCGAAGTTGGCCCCGCACACACCCGGAGGATCCCGCATGAGTCCGGCACGCGCCTGGCGCATCGACCTGCACTGCCACAGCTCCTTCAGCGACGGCGTGCTCTCGCCCGAGCAGCTGGCGGAGGAGCTGGCGGAGGCCGGCGTGCGCTACGCGGCCCTCACCGACCACAACACCGTCGCCGGCCTGGAGCGCTTCCGCGGCGCCCTGGAGCCCCGCGGCATCCACGTGGTCAGCGGCGCGGAGATCGACGCCCTGACCCCCGCCGGCACCCTGCACGTGCTGGCCTACCGCTTCGACGAGCGCAACCCGGCCCTGCTGCAGGCGCTGGACTCCAACCGGCATCCGCACGTGGCCCAGGTGGCCGGCGCGCTGCGCGGCGGCCGGCAGCCGGGCGCCGTCGCCCTGGGACCTGGTCAGGGTGCGCTGCCCCTGGAGACCGTCTGCAGGCTGGTGCGCGAGGCCGGCGGGCTGACCTTCGCCGCCCACCCGCTGGCCGGGCTGGCCGGACTCGAGGAGCTGGCGGCCCGCCTGCCCGACTGGAAGGCCTGCGGCCTGGACGGGCTGGAGGCCCACTACCTCAGTTACGACGAGGCGACCCGCGCGGAGCTGGCCGGGCTGGCCGCGCAGCACGATCTGCTGGTGAGCGGCGGCAGCGATTATCACGGTCCGGGCAGCGGCCTGGGCGCCCCCGCCCCGGGCCTGGAGCTGCCCGAGGAAGCCTGGCTGCCCCTGGCGCGCGTGCTGGGCTGGGCGGGCCGCGATTTCCTGCGCGTGGGCCGGGGCCGGAAATCCCCGGACGGCGAGCGCAACTGGCGCGGCTTCCTGCTCCACATCGGGCTGCCCGCGGCGCTGGCCGGCGTGCTCTTCCTCTTGGCCATCTTCGGCGTCTTCATCCCCATGATGGAGGCCCAGCTGCTGGAGCGGAAGAAGGAGACCATCCGCGAGCTGACGCGCACGGCGGCCAGCATCCTGCAGGAGTACGCGGACGAGGCCGCCACGGGGCACCTGGAGCCGGGGCGCGCCCGCCGGGAGGCCGCCGGCCGCATCGAGCGGCTGCGCTACGGGCCGGAGGGCAAGGACTACTTCTGGATCACCGACCTGCGTCCCGTGATGATCATGCACCCCTGGCGCACGGACCTGAACGGCTGCGACGTCTCGGACTTCCGCGACCCCCACGGCCGGCGTGTGTTCGTGGAGTTCGTGGAGGCCGTGCGCGAGCGCGACGCCGGCTACGTGGAATACGACTGGCAGTGGAAGGACAACCCCGGTCAGATCGTCCCCAAGCTCTCCTACGTGCAGGCCTTCCGGCCCTGGGGCTGGGTGATCGGCACGGGCATCTACACCCAGGACGTGCAGGCCGAGATGGCCCGGGTCCGCGGCCGGCTGGTCTGGATCACGCTGCTCATCGCCGCCCTGGTGGGCCTGCTGATGCTCTACGTGATGCGCCAAAGCCTGGCCCTGGAGACCCGCCGGGCCCGGGCTGAGCGCGAGCTCAAGAGCAGCCGCGAGAAGTACCGCTCCCTGGCGGAGGCCGGCAGCGAAGGCACGCTGATGGTGCTGGACGGGGACTGCGCCTATGCCAACCGGCCCATGGAACAGCTCTGCGGAGCGGGCGTGGGCGAACTGGCCGGCCGGCACGTGCGCGATCTGTTCGCCGACGACCGCCCGGCCGACCGGCGCGCCCTGGAGTGGCTGGAAGCGCTGTTGCAGGGCGGCGCCGTCCCCCCGGGCGGCGAGGCGCGGCTGAAGCGACCGGACGGCGGACACGCCGAGGTCCTGCTCTCCGCCTCGCCCATCGCCTTCGAGGGCCGGCGCGGATTCATCCTGGTGGCCCGGGACATCGGCCGCCACAAGGAATTGGCCGCCGCGCTGCGCCGCAGCCGCGGGCACTACCGCAAGCTCACTCGCTCCATCCGGATGGGCGTTTTCCGCAGCGCCTGGCAGGACGGCGCGCTCCTGCTGGAGGCCAACCCGGCCATGCGCCGCCTGCTGGGCCTGGAACCCGAGGCCGCCGTGGACGGCGTGGACTGGCTGGAACACGTGGCCGAGGAGCCGGTCCGGCGCGAGCTGGTGGAGCGCCTGGAGCGCGAGGAGAGCGCCGAGTGGCCGCGGCTGGCCCTGCGCCGCGCCGACGGCTCGCGCGCCGAGGTGCGGCTCTTCGCCGTGCTGGTGCGCGAGGAGGGCCGGACGGTCTGCGACGGCGTGCTCGAGGATCTGAGCGAGCAGGTGCGCGAGGAAGCCCGGCGCGAAGAGCTCATCGGCCAGCTGCAGAGTTCGCTCTTCTACCTGCAGGAGCCGGTCACGCCCGCCGTGCGGCCCGTGCCTGCGCTCACGCCGGGGCGCTCCATCGCCGAGGCCGCCCAGCGCATGAGTCTGGCGGAGTCCAGCGCCCTGGTGGTGGTGACGGAGCAGGGCGAGCCCATCGGGCTGGTGACGGACCGCGACTTCCGCGCCCGGGTCACCGCTGGACGACTGGAGGCCTCGCGGCCCGTGCGCGAGATCATGAGCGCGCCGCTGGCCACCATCTCCGTCCACGCCCTGGTCTACGAGGCCATCCTGCAGATGCAGAACCGGCACATCGGCCACCTGGTGGCCTTGGACGACGCGGGCCGGCTGGCGGGCGTGCTGCGCGACCGCAACCTGGTGCACTTCCGCCACTACAGCGCCGTGATCCTGACCCACTCGCTGAGCCAGGCCGCCGACGCCGCGGAGCTGGCCGAGGCCGTGGGCCGCCTGCCCCGGCTGGTCCAGGCCCTGCTGGTCTCGGGCACGCGCATGCGGGCCATCAACCGCCTGATCAGCAGCGTGGCGGACGGCGCGCTCCAGCGCCTGCTGGCCCTGGCAGTGGAGCAGATGGGCCCGCCGCCGGCGCGCTTCGTCTTCCTGGCCATGGGCAGCGAGGGCCGCCAGGAGCAGACGCTGCTCACCGACCAGGACAACGGCCTGCTCTACGAGGATCCGCCCGCCGACGAACGCGAGGCCTGCGCCGCCTACTTCCTGGAGCTGGGCCGCCGGGTCTGCGCCGGACTGGCCACGGCCGGCTACCGCGAGTGCACGGGTGGCGTGATGGCCTCCCAGCCGCGCTGGAACCAGTCCGCCGCGGACTGGCGCGCGCGCTTCTCGCGCTGGATCCGCGAGGCCGGCCCCCAGGAGCTGCTCGACTTGAACATCGCCTTCGATTTCCGTGCCGTGGGCGGCGATCCCGCCCTGGCCCACGAACTGCGCCGTTTCGTGCTGGACGAGATCCGCCAGCATCCGCCCTTCCTGCTGCACCTGGCCCAGAACACGCTGCTGGGCAAGCCGGCGCTGGGATTGCGCGGCAACCTGCTGCTCGCCGCCACCACGCCGGCAGGGGTCCGGGCCCTGGACCTGAAGGAGGCCCTGCTGCCCGTGGTCAACACGGGGCGCCTCTACGCGCTCAAGCACGGCCTCGAGGAGACCCACACGCTGGACCGGCTGGCCCGGCTGCACGAGCTGGGCGGCCTGAGCCAGGAGAGCCACTCGCAATTGGCGCAGGACTACGAGGAGATCCTGCGGCTGCGCCTCTCCCGGCAGACGGCGGCCGTGCTGGAGGGCCGGGATCCATCGAACCTGATCACACCCCAGGAGTGGAGCGCGCCCGAGGAGGCCCTGCTCAAGCGCTTCTTCACGCTGCTGGGGAACCTGCGCAAGAAGACCAGTTACGATTTCCTGGGGATGGCGTGAGACAAGAACGGAAGCCGGCCGGCGGACGGCTGGACTGGGCGCGGCGCTGGCTGCGCCGGACCCTCTACGTGCTGGGGGCCCTGACGGCCCTGCTGCTGCTGCTCGTGCTGGTGCTGCGCTGGGCCCCGCCGCCCACCAGCTCCATCATGCTCCAGCGCCGGGTGGAAGGCCTGTTCCGGGAGGACGCACCGCCGCTGCGCTATCAGTGGGTGGACCTGGACGACATGTCCGCCCAGCTGCCCCTGGCCGTGATCGCCGCGGAGGACCAGCGCTTCCCCGACCACTGGGGCTTCGACCTGGAGTCCATCG
Encoded here:
- a CDS encoding DUF485 domain-containing protein, with product MLHKPAAPTGKDPSSAFKARLGVWMFAVYALIYVGFVAINIADPLAMEHTVFAGLNLAVVYGMGLILVALVLALVYDRVCSVRERLLASKEGRN
- a CDS encoding cation acetate symporter — its product is MAITVFLVFVASVLGLSFWLARRTTSASAYYAAGGTIHWSVNGIAFAGDYLSAASFLGICGMIATAGYDGFLYSIGYLAGWIVALFIVAEPMKRLGKYTFTDALDAKFDSRGIKLAAAISTLIVSIFYLIPQMVGAGVLVEPLLGIPHAWGVIMVGAIVITIVATAGMTSTTYVQFIKGALLVVFSLALVIAVLVRGFNPAPDQGGKVPFVEPAVLQATLAGDGVLPLDSTYAVLESAVVKKARFVRLAGPAGEGWWHVEEGDGAAVTLTQAQWEAKGADGTHVINGAPASPENKLRQVGNLVRVAGRTGGAALTGPVGPLEYLSLMSDKETVVRRWKDVSFTAEDGAKVKVIYPQETPGNRVMRPGLKFKVEGTPLERLDFISLMLALFFGTAALPHILIRYYTVPSPTSARKSTIVAIAAIGAFYVLTLYMGLGAMTSGVVNPLDNNMSAPLLARSFGELLFAVISAIAFSTVLGTVSGLIIAASGAVAHDLMDRYAGRNMNETQKVHAGKVAAFAVGLLAIMLGILFKGMNVSFLVGLAFAVAASANLPAILMMLFWKRTTAKGITAGITVGIVSSVGLILFSPSLYEKYGLDPATAPFPLDNPGVISIPLSFLALIVVSLLTTRTTTGVEH
- a CDS encoding DUF294 nucleotidyltransferase-like domain-containing protein, producing the protein MSPARAWRIDLHCHSSFSDGVLSPEQLAEELAEAGVRYAALTDHNTVAGLERFRGALEPRGIHVVSGAEIDALTPAGTLHVLAYRFDERNPALLQALDSNRHPHVAQVAGALRGGRQPGAVALGPGQGALPLETVCRLVREAGGLTFAAHPLAGLAGLEELAARLPDWKACGLDGLEAHYLSYDEATRAELAGLAAQHDLLVSGGSDYHGPGSGLGAPAPGLELPEEAWLPLARVLGWAGRDFLRVGRGRKSPDGERNWRGFLLHIGLPAALAGVLFLLAIFGVFIPMMEAQLLERKKETIRELTRTAASILQEYADEAATGHLEPGRARREAAGRIERLRYGPEGKDYFWITDLRPVMIMHPWRTDLNGCDVSDFRDPHGRRVFVEFVEAVRERDAGYVEYDWQWKDNPGQIVPKLSYVQAFRPWGWVIGTGIYTQDVQAEMARVRGRLVWITLLIAALVGLLMLYVMRQSLALETRRARAERELKSSREKYRSLAEAGSEGTLMVLDGDCAYANRPMEQLCGAGVGELAGRHVRDLFADDRPADRRALEWLEALLQGGAVPPGGEARLKRPDGGHAEVLLSASPIAFEGRRGFILVARDIGRHKELAAALRRSRGHYRKLTRSIRMGVFRSAWQDGALLLEANPAMRRLLGLEPEAAVDGVDWLEHVAEEPVRRELVERLEREESAEWPRLALRRADGSRAEVRLFAVLVREEGRTVCDGVLEDLSEQVREEARREELIGQLQSSLFYLQEPVTPAVRPVPALTPGRSIAEAAQRMSLAESSALVVVTEQGEPIGLVTDRDFRARVTAGRLEASRPVREIMSAPLATISVHALVYEAILQMQNRHIGHLVALDDAGRLAGVLRDRNLVHFRHYSAVILTHSLSQAADAAELAEAVGRLPRLVQALLVSGTRMRAINRLISSVADGALQRLLALAVEQMGPPPARFVFLAMGSEGRQEQTLLTDQDNGLLYEDPPADEREACAAYFLELGRRVCAGLATAGYRECTGGVMASQPRWNQSAADWRARFSRWIREAGPQELLDLNIAFDFRAVGGDPALAHELRRFVLDEIRQHPPFLLHLAQNTLLGKPALGLRGNLLLAATTPAGVRALDLKEALLPVVNTGRLYALKHGLEETHTLDRLARLHELGGLSQESHSQLAQDYEEILRLRLSRQTAAVLEGRDPSNLITPQEWSAPEEALLKRFFTLLGNLRKKTSYDFLGMA